From one Orcinus orca chromosome 10, mOrcOrc1.1, whole genome shotgun sequence genomic stretch:
- the CSRNP1 gene encoding cysteine/serine-rich nuclear protein 1, with product MTGLLKRKFDQLDEDSSSLCSSSSSLSSSGRHSPSCSPSSSASPSWDSDEEGPWDQMPLPDRNFCGPRSFTPLSILKRTPRKRPGRVAFDGITVFYFPRCQGFTSVPSRGGCTLGMASRHSAYRRFSLAEFTQEQARARQEKLRLRLKEEKLEALRWKLSEAGIPKTEASLPLTVDTIDDASVEEDLAVAVAGGQLEEMTFLQPYPARKRRALLRASGVRRIDREEKRELQALRQSREDCGCRCDRVCDPETCSCSLAGIKCQMDHTAFPCGCCREGCENPKGRVEFNQARVQTHFIHTLTRLQLEQGAESLGELEAPAQGAAFSPSEQVLAPTFPLAKPPVSSELGDNSCSSDMTDSSTASSSSEAPSGSAHPALPGPGFQPGVDDDSLARILSFSDSDLGGEGEEEEEGGVGSLDNLSCFHPADIFGTGDPTGLASWTHSYSSSSLASGILDENANLDASCLLNSGLESLGEGSLPGPPVPAITDAGQSSSVDLSLSSCDSFKLLQALPDYSLGPHYTSQKVSDSLDNLEVAHFALPAFSPPGDASTCFLESIMGLSEPAAEALAPFMDGQLFEDTAPASLVEPVSV from the exons ATGACTGGGCTGCTGAAGAGGAAGTTCGACCAGTTGGATGAGGACTCCTCCTCACTCTGCTCGTCCTCCTCCTCTTTGTCCTCCTCGGGCCGCCACTCTCCCTCCTGCTCCCCGAGCTCTTCGGCCTCCCCGTCTTGGGACTCGGATGAGGAAGGCCCCTGGGATCAGATGCCCTTGCCTGACCGCAACTTCTGTGGCCCCCGAAGTTTCACCC CCCTGTCCATCCTGAAGCGGACCCCCCGGAAGCGCCCAGGCCGGGTAGCCTTCGATGGCATCACTGTCTTCTACTTCCCTCGGTGCCAGGGCTTCACCAGTGTGCCCAGCCGCGGCGGCTGCACCCTGGGTATGGCCTCCCGCCACAGTGCCTACCGCCGCTTCTCCCTGGCCGAGTTTACGCAGGAGCAAGCCCGGGCACGGCAAGAGAAGCTGCGCCTACGCTTGAAGGAGGAGAAGCTGGAGGCGCTGAGATGGAAG CTTTCGGAGGCCGGGATACCCAAGACGGAGGCCAGCCTGCCGCTTACAGTGGACACCATAGATGATGCCTCTGTGGAGGAGGATTTGGCAGTGGCCGTGGCAGGTGGCCAGTTGGAGGAAATGACCTTCCTCCAGCCCTACCCAGCCCGGAAGCGGCGGGCTCTGCTGCGGGCCTCGGGCGTGCGGAGGATCGATCGTGAGGAGAAGCGAGAGCTGCAGGCCCTGCGCCAGTCCCGGGAGGACTGTGGCTGTCGCTGTGACAGGGTCTGTGACCCTGAGACCTGCAGCTGTAGCCTGGCGGGCATCAAGTGCCAG ATGGACCACACAGCGTTCCCCTGTGGTTGCTGCAGAGAGGGCTGTGAGAACCCTAAGGGCCGTGTGGAATTTAATCAGGCGCGAGTTCAGACCCATTTCATTCACACGCTCACCCGCCTGCAGCTGGAGCAGGGGGCCGAGAGCCTTGGGGAGCTGGAGGCCCCGGCCCAGGGTGCCGCATTTAGCCCCAGCGAGCAGGTCCTGGCCCCCACGTTCCCACTGGCCAAGCCCCCCGTGAGCAGCGAGCTGGGAGACAACAGCTGCAGCAGCGACATGACCGATTCGTCCACAGCATCGAGCAGCAGCGAGGCACCCAGTGGCTCTGCCCACCCGGCCCTGCCCGGCCCCGGCTTCCAGCCCGGAGTGGACGATGACAGCCTGGCTCGGATACTGAGCTTCAGTGACTCTGACCTgggtggagagggggaggaggaggaggaagggggtgtGGGCAGCCTGGACAACCTCAGCTGCTTCCACCCAGCTGACATCTTTGGTACCGGTGACCCCACTGGCCTGGCCAGCTGGACCCACAGCTATTCCAGCTCCAGCCTCGCGTCAGGCATCCTGGATGAAAACGCCAACCTGGATGCCAGCTGCCTCCTCAATAGTGGCCTTGAAAGCTTGGGGGAAGGCAGCCTCCCCGGCCCCCCGGTGCCAGCCATCACGGATGCCGGCCAGAGCAGCTCAGTGGACCTGAGCTTGTCCTCCTGTGACTCCTTCAAGCTGCTCCAGGCCCTGCCAGACTACAGTCTGGGGCCCCACTACACCTCCCAAAAGGTGTCTGATAGCCTGGACAACCTCGAGGTGGCCCACTTCGCCCTGCCTGCCTTTTCTCCCCCTGGGGACGCCAGCACGTGCTTCCTGGAGTCCATCATGGGCTTGTCTGAGCCAGCCGCCGAGGCCCTGGCTCCCTTCATGGACGGCCAGTTGTTTGAGGACACTGCCCCAGCGTCGCTGGTGGAGCCTGTGTCTGTGTGA